The following proteins are co-located in the Ailuropoda melanoleuca isolate Jingjing chromosome 13, ASM200744v2, whole genome shotgun sequence genome:
- the TSEN54 gene encoding tRNA-splicing endonuclease subunit Sen54, whose protein sequence is MEPELEPAAVEVPAGRVLCARELLAARSRSQKLPQRSHGPKDFLPDGSAAQAERLRLCREELWQLLAEERVERLGSLVAAEWRPEEGFVELKSPAGKFWQTMGFSEQGRQRLHPEEALYLLECGSIQLFHQDLPLSIQEAYQLLLTEDTMTFLQYQAFSHLKRLGYVVRRFQPSSILSPYERQLNLDGSAQCLEDQNGKRKRRNSSSRSINKKARALENPLQGVNETPESPTTSSPPPCNQNSRGIEEKPQESSPVKGPMGPSRLLGSLEPWPDLANEGVGCSQESGKVENGVKGVCKPRWNFEQISFPNMAPDSRHTLLLAPAPELLPANVAGRETDAESWCQKLNQRKEKLSRRERERQAEAQHFREDVNWDPEVRRCSSWQEYKQLLQRRRLQEQSRPSHLWDQPVRPLLSPGQADSPATALKHISVMQTTHLADGGARLLEKSGGLEISFDIYQADAVATFRKNNPGKPYARMCISGFDEPVPDLRTLKRLSYQSGDVPLIFALVDHGDISFYSFRDFTLPRDLEH, encoded by the exons ATGGAGCCCGAGCTCGAGCCCGCCGCGGTGGAGGTTCCCGCCGGGCGCGTGCTCTG tgCCCGGGAGCTCCTGGCCGCCCGCTCGCGGTCCCAGAAGCTGCCTCAGCGCTCGCATGGGCCCAAGGACTTCCTCCCCGACGGCTCGGCGGCCCAGGCCGAGCGGCTGCGCTTGTGCCGCGAGGAGCTCTGGCAGCTGCTGGCGGAGGAGCGCGTGGAGCGCCT GGGCAGTTTGGTGGCTGCCGAGTGGAGGCCGGAAGAGGGCTTTGTGGAATTGAAGTCTCCTGCG GGTAAATTCTGGCAGACCATGGGCTTCTCAGAGCAGGGCCGGCAGCGGCTTCACCCCGAAGAGGCCTTATATCTGCTGGAGTGT GGCTCCATCCAGCTTTTCCACCAAGATCTGCCACTGTCTATTCAAGAGGCCTACCAGCTACTGCTGACTGAGGACACTATGACTTTTCTGCAGTACCAG GCTTTCAGCCACCTGAAGAGACTGGGCTACGTGGTTCGACGATTCCAGCCAAG CTCCATCCTGTCCCCTTATGAGAGACAGCTGAACTTGGATGGCAGTGCCCAGTGCTTAGAGGATCAGAATggcaagaggaagaggaggaactcCAGCTCTCG GTCCATTAATAAGAAGGCCAGAGCCCTGGAGAATCCCCTGCAGGGGGTGAATGAGACACCTGAGAGCCCGACAACCTCCAGCCCACCTCCTTGCAACCAGAACAGCCGAGGCATAGAGGAGAAACCTCAGGAGTCAAGCCCTGTAAAGGGCCCAATGGGCCCATCTCGGCTGCTGGGATCCCTGGAGCCCTGGCCTGACCTGGCTAATGAGGGGGTGGGGTGCAGCCAGGAGAGTGGCAAAGTAGAGAATGGGGTCAAGGGGGTTTGTAAGCCACGCTGGAACTTTGAACAGATCTCCTTCCCCAACATGGCTCCAGATAGCCGCCACACCCTTCTGCTtgccccagccccagagctgctCCCGGCCAACGTCGCTGGGCGGGAGACAGATGCTGAATCCTGGTGTCAGAAGCTGAACCAAAGGAAGGAGAAGCTGTCCAGGCGGGAacgggagcggcaggcagaggcccAGCACTTCCGGGAGGATGTAAACTGGGACCCTGAGGTGCGGCGCTGCTCCAGCTGGCAGGAGTACAAGCAGCTGTTGCAGAGAAGGCGCCTGCAGGAGCAGAGCCGCCCCTCACACCTGTGGGACCAGCCCGTCAGACCCCTGCTGAGTCCTGGCCAGGCAGACTCCCCAG CCACAGCCCTAAAGCACATCTCTGTGATGCAGACCACACACCTTGCTGATGGAGGTGCCCG GCTGCTGGAGAAGTCTGGGGGCTTGGAGATCAGCTTTGACATTTACCAGGCTGATGCCGTGGCCACATTCCGCAAGAATAACCCTGGAAAGCCCTACGCCCGGATGTGCATTAGTGG ATTTGATGAGCCAGTTCCAGACCTCCGTACCCTCAAGCGGTTATCCTACCAGAGTGGGGATGTTCCTCTGATCTTTGCCCTGGTGGATCATGGAGACATCTCCTTCTACAGCTTCAGGGACTTCACGCTGCCCAGGGATCTGGAACACTAA